The Pseudomonas pergaminensis nucleotide sequence AGGCGGCCATCGAAGAACTCGCCCTTGAAGCCGACCTCATAGTTCTTGCCTTCATCCGGTTCGATCGGCTTGTTATTGCGGTCGCGGTAGTCGTCCTGAGGCAGGTAGATCTCGGTGAAGCTGGCATAGGCCGAGAGGTTCTCGGTGAAGTCGTAGGTTAGCCCGGCGTAAGGCACGACCTTGCCGGTGTCCTTGACCTGGCTGGTGCCGCTGACCTCGTAGTTGTTGACTCGGGTACCCAAGATCAAGTGCCAGTCATCGGCCAGGCTGAAGCGGCCGGTGATGTACTGGGCGCTCTGGCGAGTCAGCTCGTCGTTGCGCTTGGTCTGCGGGCCACGGTCAGGTTTGGGGGCGTCGCCGTCCCAATCGAAGTAATCGTGGCTGTTGTTGTAGTTGGTGGCGTTGGTGTAGTCGCGGCCTAGCCAGCGGGAGCGCGAGACCGAGGCGCCGACCACCAGTTCATGCTCGCGGCCGAACAGGCTGAACGGCCCGGTGGCGTACAGGTCGCCGGTGTCGCTGGTGGTCTCGCCGTTGTAGGTACGCGTAAGCAGCGAAGCCTTGCCGGTGGCTGCGTTCGGTGCTAACAGGGCGGACAACGGTGCCTTGTAGCCGTTGATCTGGTGGTTGTACTGCGCCTTGCCAACCCAGCCGTTATCGAACGTATGTTCCAGGGTCGCGAAGCCGGTACGGGTGTACTGGGCCCACTTGCTGTACTTGGCGCCGTTGTTGAACGAACGCGAGGTGCTGATGCGGTTGCCCTCGGAGTCATACAGCGACGCCGCCCCTGACCAGCTGGAACCTTGTGGGTCGCTGTCCTGGTAGTCACCGCCGACGGTCAGCAGAGTGTCCGGCGCCAGATCGAATTCCAGGATGCCGTAGTACACGTTGGTCTTGCGCTGGTAGTGATCGAGGAACGTGTGTTTGTCCTGGTAGGCCGCCACTGCACGGCCGCGCACGTTGCCGGATTCGGTGAGCGGACCGCTCACATCCACTTCCGAGCGGTAGTTGTCCCAGGAACCGGCGCCCAGGTCGATGTAGCCCTTGAATTCCGAGGTCGGCTTCTTGCGGACCATGTTGATGGTGCCGCCAGGGCCACCGGCGCCGGTCAGCAGGCCGGTCGCGCCCTTGAGGATTTCGACGCGGTCGTAGATCACTGTATCGGTCAGGGTGTGGCCGGACGAATACTGGGCGTCTTGCAGGATGGGAATGCCATCGTACTGGAAGTTCTGGATGGCAAAGCCACGGGAGAAGTAGCTGGTGCGTTCGCTGTCATACGCGGCAACAGTGATGCCGGGGGTATGGCGCATCACGTCGTCGATCGACTTGAGGTTGAAGTCATCCATGGCCTGGCGGGTCACCACCGAGATCGATTGCGGCGTCTCCCGTGGCGTCAGCACCATGCGGGTCGCGGTCGCGATGGTCCCGGGCGTATAGGAACCCGAACCTTCGGTAATGGTGCCGAGCTGGTTGGCGGTCACCTGGGTGGCGCCCAGCTCCAGGGCGGACGAGCGGCCGGCAGTCAGTGTCATTGTGTTGCCCTGCAGGTCGAAGTCCACGCCGGTGCCGGTGAGCAGCGTGGTCATGGCCTGGCCAGGCTGCAACTTGCCCTTGACCTTGTGGCTGCGTTTGCCTTCGACGTCGGTCGGGCTGTACAGCACTTGCAGGTTGGCCTGCTTACCAAATTCTTGAAGAGCGCTACCCAGCGACTGTGCAGGGACATTCAGCTCGATCTCCTGCGCCTGAACATAACCTGCCACTGGCAGCGTCAGCGCAACGGCTATAGCGCCTGGTAGTACGCGGGTGTTCAAGAGGCGGCGCATGGAGAGTGCCTTGCTCAAGGGACTCAGACCAAATGTTGCTGGCATGGGTGAATTCTCTTCTAGGTATTAAGTGG carries:
- a CDS encoding TonB-dependent siderophore receptor, translated to MRRLLNTRVLPGAIAVALTLPVAGYVQAQEIELNVPAQSLGSALQEFGKQANLQVLYSPTDVEGKRSHKVKGKLQPGQAMTTLLTGTGVDFDLQGNTMTLTAGRSSALELGATQVTANQLGTITEGSGSYTPGTIATATRMVLTPRETPQSISVVTRQAMDDFNLKSIDDVMRHTPGITVAAYDSERTSYFSRGFAIQNFQYDGIPILQDAQYSSGHTLTDTVIYDRVEILKGATGLLTGAGGPGGTINMVRKKPTSEFKGYIDLGAGSWDNYRSEVDVSGPLTESGNVRGRAVAAYQDKHTFLDHYQRKTNVYYGILEFDLAPDTLLTVGGDYQDSDPQGSSWSGAASLYDSEGNRISTSRSFNNGAKYSKWAQYTRTGFATLEHTFDNGWVGKAQYNHQINGYKAPLSALLAPNAATGKASLLTRTYNGETTSDTGDLYATGPFSLFGREHELVVGASVSRSRWLGRDYTNATNYNNSHDYFDWDGDAPKPDRGPQTKRNDELTRQSAQYITGRFSLADDWHLILGTRVNNYEVSGTSQVKDTGKVVPYAGLTYDFTENLSAYASFTEIYLPQDDYRDRNNKPIEPDEGKNYEVGFKGEFFDGRLNASLAYFEVHEKNRAIDDNDYIPDSYPGLDYASKGTEAKTKGYEAEVSGELAPGWQLQAGYTHKIMRDKDGEKLSTWEPEDQVNIYTSYKLTGALDKLTLGSGVRWQGTGWKVLTNNYATGSQDKLSQDPLWLVDLMARYQVTENVSASLNVNNIFDKKYYTNIGFYNSVYYGDPRNIMLSTRWNF